The following proteins come from a genomic window of Geomonas sp. RF6:
- a CDS encoding cytochrome c3 family protein — MKKWLFIGALVVGVLLAGAALYSLPLDTGDRSPAQPIAFSHKQHAGDNGIPCLYCHRSAARSAFAGVPAVSVCRECHLYIATGSPEIKKLIGYWNRKEPIPWVKVHVLPDHVYFPHFMHVRASVPCAHCHGNVAEMQRINRTVALKMGWCLDCHREHKASIDCWTCHK; from the coding sequence ATGAAAAAGTGGTTGTTCATCGGAGCACTTGTGGTGGGTGTTCTTTTGGCCGGCGCCGCCTTGTACAGCCTTCCGCTCGACACGGGAGACCGCTCACCCGCGCAGCCGATCGCCTTCAGCCACAAGCAGCATGCCGGAGACAACGGCATCCCCTGCCTCTATTGCCACCGCAGCGCTGCCCGCTCAGCCTTTGCCGGAGTCCCCGCCGTCAGCGTCTGCCGCGAGTGCCATCTCTACATCGCCACCGGATCGCCGGAGATAAAGAAGCTGATCGGCTACTGGAACAGAAAAGAACCGATCCCCTGGGTCAAGGTGCACGTCCTCCCCGACCACGTCTACTTCCCGCACTTCATGCATGTCCGCGCCTCGGTCCCCTGCGCTCACTGCCATGGCAACGTGGCGGAGATGCAGCGGATCAACCGCACGGTAGCGCTAAAGATGGGGTGGTGCCTCGACTGTCATCGGGAACACAAGGCGAGTATCGATTGCTGGACCTGCCACAAGTAG
- a CDS encoding molybdopterin-containing oxidoreductase family protein translates to MKRRAFLKLSGMSAATALLAGCRSRNEKLIPYLVPPDEGITPGRANYYASACRSCAAGCGILVRVSEGRAKKIEGNPSHPVNRGKLCARGQALVQELYHPDRIVTPLKRSGARGSGNFTKISWDEAMRILTAQLKGVQVRGRDRLALVTPPFNGSLAELTAEFMKGMGSPHHVTFDLQSPEWLAAAYRENYGSAALPYYDLSETRYVLSFGADFLEHHLSPVHYGYAFGQMRQGRDTVRGHFAYVGGRLSLTAASADRWVPARPGTEGAVALAMARVILQEKLHDEGSLSANGIQAGSLLKGLAKYDVPRVAEFAGIQPQTIVELAKDFATTTPALAMVGEKVAFQSNGRASFRAVHLLNVLVGGLNRKGGIYPAAGPSTSATGGYAGLATLVERMRAGQIEAALIHGNPFHSIPVATGFQEALAKVPFVASFSSILNDSAMAADLILPDSSTLESWGDVVPVSGTREPVVGLMQPVVAPLHDTRQFGDVLLATAAALNGQAGAGQQKTYLDYLKGSLKKRGAADSPAQWNELLRQGVLLGKRGGESAQYRWSGGGGTPDVEPPRFVGDQKQFPLFLETYPSIKTNGGAALPWLQQLPDTMTTVVWDSWVEINPKTAAQLGIAIGDLVEVASPQGSVRLPAIIYPGIRPDLVAIPLGQGQFAGGRYAKGVGVNPLVLLQAAAEAGATHPAWQATRVSVRRISPEGNLVMHGHPQGSYRSELVGV, encoded by the coding sequence ATGAAGAGAAGAGCGTTCCTGAAATTGAGCGGCATGAGCGCCGCAACTGCACTCCTGGCGGGATGCCGGTCGAGGAATGAGAAACTGATCCCCTACCTCGTGCCTCCCGATGAAGGGATCACTCCGGGACGTGCAAATTACTACGCCAGCGCCTGCCGCTCCTGTGCTGCCGGGTGCGGCATCCTCGTGCGCGTTTCTGAAGGACGGGCAAAAAAGATCGAGGGGAACCCTTCCCACCCGGTGAACCGCGGCAAGCTCTGCGCACGCGGACAGGCGCTGGTTCAGGAGCTCTACCACCCGGACCGCATCGTGACCCCCCTGAAACGCAGCGGCGCGCGAGGGTCGGGGAACTTCACGAAGATCTCCTGGGACGAGGCGATGCGGATCCTCACCGCACAACTCAAAGGCGTGCAGGTGCGGGGGCGCGACCGGCTTGCCCTCGTGACTCCTCCCTTCAACGGTTCCCTCGCCGAGCTCACTGCCGAATTCATGAAGGGAATGGGCTCTCCGCACCACGTGACCTTCGACCTGCAAAGCCCCGAGTGGCTGGCAGCGGCGTATCGGGAAAACTACGGATCTGCCGCCCTCCCCTACTACGACCTCTCCGAAACCCGCTACGTCTTGAGCTTTGGAGCCGACTTCCTGGAGCACCATCTCTCTCCGGTCCACTACGGCTACGCGTTCGGGCAGATGCGCCAGGGGCGTGACACGGTGCGGGGGCATTTCGCCTACGTCGGGGGCAGGCTCTCCCTTACCGCCGCCTCCGCCGACCGCTGGGTCCCGGCTCGTCCCGGAACCGAGGGAGCAGTCGCCCTCGCCATGGCGCGGGTTATCCTGCAGGAAAAGCTCCACGACGAGGGGTCGCTCTCGGCCAACGGGATCCAGGCCGGTTCCCTGCTGAAGGGGCTGGCAAAGTACGACGTGCCCCGGGTCGCGGAATTCGCCGGCATTCAGCCGCAGACGATCGTAGAGCTCGCCAAGGACTTCGCCACCACCACCCCCGCGCTGGCGATGGTCGGGGAAAAGGTGGCCTTCCAGAGCAACGGGCGCGCCTCATTCAGGGCGGTCCACCTGCTGAACGTCCTTGTGGGCGGCCTCAACCGCAAGGGGGGCATCTATCCTGCGGCAGGGCCTTCAACCTCGGCTACCGGCGGCTATGCCGGGCTCGCCACTCTCGTGGAGCGTATGCGGGCAGGGCAGATAGAGGCCGCGCTCATCCACGGGAACCCCTTCCATTCGATTCCGGTCGCCACCGGCTTCCAGGAGGCTCTGGCAAAGGTGCCGTTCGTGGCGAGCTTCTCCTCCATCCTCAACGACAGTGCCATGGCGGCGGACCTGATCCTTCCCGACAGCTCGACGCTGGAGAGCTGGGGGGACGTGGTGCCTGTCTCCGGGACGCGCGAGCCCGTGGTGGGGCTCATGCAGCCGGTGGTGGCGCCGCTGCACGACACGCGTCAGTTCGGGGACGTCCTCCTCGCAACAGCGGCAGCGCTCAATGGGCAGGCGGGAGCCGGCCAGCAGAAGACGTATCTTGATTACCTGAAGGGCTCGCTCAAGAAGCGCGGGGCCGCTGATTCACCCGCCCAGTGGAATGAGCTCCTGCGTCAGGGCGTACTGCTCGGGAAACGGGGTGGAGAAAGCGCGCAATACCGCTGGAGTGGCGGTGGCGGCACCCCCGATGTGGAGCCGCCGCGCTTCGTGGGGGACCAGAAGCAGTTCCCCCTTTTCCTGGAGACCTACCCCTCCATAAAGACCAACGGCGGCGCTGCCCTCCCATGGCTTCAGCAGCTCCCGGACACCATGACGACCGTGGTATGGGACAGCTGGGTGGAGATAAATCCGAAGACGGCTGCTCAGCTCGGGATCGCTATCGGCGACCTCGTGGAGGTAGCCTCCCCCCAGGGATCGGTGCGGCTCCCGGCGATCATCTACCCCGGCATCCGTCCCGACCTGGTGGCGATCCCGCTCGGGCAGGGGCAGTTCGCGGGCGGGCGCTATGCCAAGGGTGTGGGGGTGAATCCCCTTGTTCTCCTGCAGGCGGCTGCTGAGGCCGGTGCGACTCACCCTGCATGGCAGGCGACCCGCGTGAGCGTGAGGAGGATTTCACCGGAGGGGAACCTGGTAATGCACGGGCACCCGCAAGGAAGCTATCGCAGCGAACTGGTAGGAGTGTAG
- a CDS encoding 4Fe-4S dicluster domain-containing protein: protein MKKLTSPYKWGMIIDLDRCTGCGACVVACQAENNVAICEKKEISEGRNMHWLRIERFWVGDYPDVRVRFLPVLCQHCHDAPCEPVCPVYASYHNPDGLNGQVYNRCVGTRYCGNNCPYAVRVFNFYDHTWPKPLDNQLSPDVTVRPRGVMEKCTFCVQRIRRAKEDARGAGRMIADGEVQPACAQTCPSEAIVFGNMADPQSRVARLSRSPRGFRLLEHLGTHPSIVYLKGGGREHV from the coding sequence ATGAAGAAGCTCACCAGCCCCTACAAGTGGGGCATGATCATTGATCTGGACCGCTGCACCGGCTGCGGCGCCTGTGTCGTGGCCTGCCAGGCCGAGAACAACGTGGCGATCTGCGAAAAGAAGGAGATCAGCGAGGGGCGCAACATGCACTGGCTGCGCATCGAGCGCTTCTGGGTCGGCGACTACCCGGACGTGCGGGTGCGCTTCCTCCCGGTCCTCTGCCAGCACTGCCACGACGCGCCGTGCGAGCCGGTCTGTCCGGTGTACGCGAGCTACCACAACCCGGACGGACTGAACGGGCAGGTGTACAACCGCTGCGTCGGGACGCGCTACTGCGGCAACAACTGCCCCTATGCGGTCCGCGTCTTCAACTTCTACGATCACACCTGGCCAAAGCCGCTCGACAACCAGCTGAGCCCCGACGTTACCGTGCGTCCCCGCGGCGTCATGGAGAAGTGCACCTTCTGCGTCCAGCGCATCCGCCGCGCCAAGGAGGACGCCAGGGGCGCAGGGCGCATGATAGCGGACGGCGAGGTGCAGCCCGCCTGCGCGCAGACCTGCCCGAGCGAGGCGATCGTCTTTGGCAACATGGCCGATCCCCAGAGCCGCGTCGCCCGCCTCTCCCGCAGCCCGCGCGGGTTCCGTCTCCTGGAGCACCTCGGGACCCACCCCTCGATCGTCTACCTGAAGGGAGGAGGACGGGAGCATGTCTGA
- the nrfD gene encoding NrfD/PsrC family molybdoenzyme membrane anchor subunit, translated as MSEQLAPIKSAKQLNDEMLSSTRTPTWRWYALAGILGAIVAWGAYAFFYMVTSDMSCTGLCRPVMWGIFIVNFVFWVGLSHSGTMVSSILRLSEANWRRPILRAAEAMTVFTITVAGLFPIIHLGRNWVFYYLMPYPNQRELWPNFRSALLWDATAITTYITGSTLFLYLGMLPDLAVARDRAVGWRRTLYTVLAMGWRGTAREWLIYHKASTLMAALVIPVAVSVHSIVAWDFAVTVVPGWHSTIFPPYFVIGAIHSGVAAVITLMIIIRKVFHLEGYLTPLHFDNMGKLQLVIALLWSYAYFVEVQTTWYAHEPIEWETFSFMSSHYTGPLLTMIIGCSILPVALLCFKAVRRCIPAMLGLTLLINVGMFIERYLIIIPSLSHKNMPYVWRGYTPGWVELSITVAAFAGFALLYTVFSKVFPMVALTDVRELEAREAEVKFGRAKLTAIAGDD; from the coding sequence ATGTCTGAGCAACTGGCACCGATAAAGAGCGCAAAGCAGCTAAACGACGAGATGCTTTCCTCCACCCGCACCCCGACCTGGCGCTGGTACGCCCTGGCGGGGATCCTCGGCGCCATAGTCGCCTGGGGGGCGTACGCCTTCTTTTACATGGTGACCAGCGACATGAGCTGCACGGGACTCTGCCGTCCGGTCATGTGGGGCATCTTCATCGTCAACTTCGTCTTCTGGGTCGGCCTCTCCCACTCCGGTACCATGGTCTCCTCCATCCTGCGCCTCTCCGAGGCGAACTGGCGCCGCCCGATCCTGCGCGCTGCGGAGGCGATGACGGTCTTCACCATCACCGTCGCCGGGCTCTTCCCCATCATCCACCTCGGGCGCAACTGGGTCTTTTACTACCTCATGCCCTATCCGAACCAGCGCGAACTGTGGCCCAATTTCCGCTCCGCTCTTCTGTGGGACGCAACCGCCATCACCACCTACATCACAGGCAGCACCCTCTTTCTCTACCTCGGCATGCTCCCCGACCTCGCCGTGGCGCGCGACCGGGCGGTGGGGTGGCGCCGCACGCTGTACACCGTCCTCGCCATGGGGTGGCGCGGCACGGCCCGCGAGTGGCTAATCTATCATAAGGCCTCGACCCTCATGGCGGCGCTGGTGATCCCAGTCGCGGTCTCCGTCCACTCCATAGTCGCCTGGGACTTCGCGGTCACCGTCGTCCCCGGCTGGCACAGCACGATCTTCCCACCCTACTTCGTCATCGGCGCCATCCATTCCGGGGTCGCCGCGGTCATCACCCTGATGATCATCATCCGCAAGGTCTTTCACCTGGAGGGGTATCTCACCCCGCTCCATTTCGACAATATGGGGAAACTCCAGCTCGTCATCGCCCTTTTGTGGAGCTACGCCTACTTTGTGGAGGTGCAGACGACGTGGTACGCCCACGAGCCGATCGAGTGGGAGACCTTTAGCTTCATGTCCAGCCACTACACCGGGCCGCTCCTCACCATGATCATCGGCTGCTCGATCCTGCCGGTCGCCCTCCTCTGCTTCAAGGCGGTGCGACGCTGCATCCCCGCCATGCTGGGACTGACCCTCCTCATCAACGTGGGGATGTTCATCGAGCGCTACCTCATCATCATCCCCTCCCTGTCCCACAAGAACATGCCGTACGTATGGCGCGGCTATACTCCGGGATGGGTGGAACTCTCCATCACCGTCGCCGCCTTCGCGGGGTTCGCGCTGCTGTACACCGTCTTCTCCAAGGTCTTCCCGATGGTGGCCCTGACCGACGTGCGGGAACTGGAAGCGCGCGAGGCCGAGGTCAAATTCGGTCGTGCGAAATTAACCGCCATTGCAGGAGATGATTAG
- a CDS encoding quinol:electron acceptor oxidoreductase subunit ActD codes for METLGLYNNVEEAAVAVDRLVAAGFTEGQITSLTSVPYPDGVLVKTWRHSILRWITVGSGIAGACAGFLLAAGTAWVYPVQTGDKAIVALYPTGIITYEITMLFAMVGTIVGMFLEMKLPAWGGDRPYDARISEGYVGICVRVDDEKGAERAQQVMKETGALPTIKEAQVIPALEDTA; via the coding sequence ATGGAAACGCTCGGGCTCTACAATAACGTCGAAGAGGCGGCAGTCGCGGTCGATCGTCTCGTCGCCGCAGGGTTCACGGAGGGTCAGATCACCTCGCTCACCTCGGTTCCGTACCCTGATGGAGTGCTGGTGAAGACCTGGCGCCATTCGATCCTGCGCTGGATCACCGTAGGCTCCGGCATCGCCGGGGCGTGCGCGGGCTTTCTCCTTGCTGCGGGGACGGCATGGGTCTACCCGGTACAGACCGGGGACAAGGCGATCGTGGCGCTTTATCCGACCGGGATCATCACCTACGAGATCACCATGCTCTTTGCCATGGTCGGCACCATAGTGGGGATGTTTCTGGAGATGAAGCTTCCCGCGTGGGGAGGAGACCGCCCCTACGATGCGCGCATCTCCGAGGGGTACGTCGGGATCTGCGTGAGGGTTGATGATGAAAAGGGGGCGGAACGGGCGCAGCAGGTGATGAAGGAGACGGGGGCGCTGCCTACCATCAAAGAGGCGCAGGTGATCCCGGCGCTGGAGGATACGGCATGA
- a CDS encoding c-type cytochrome, which yields MKRILLALVLACAPLLTAAIWMDEQPSHKPNQAPLLAPPAGAVPVTGVESVPEGDVKNPVPTSQSSVNAGRALYSINCFMCHGDAAKRGAVGLKLNPPPPGLTPPLIQALNDTIIFGAITKGFGRMPPFQDKLSPEERWNIINYLRALR from the coding sequence ATGAAAAGGATACTCCTCGCTCTTGTGCTGGCGTGCGCGCCCCTTTTGACAGCCGCCATCTGGATGGACGAGCAGCCGAGCCACAAGCCGAATCAGGCGCCGCTCCTCGCCCCGCCGGCCGGTGCGGTCCCCGTCACCGGGGTGGAGTCCGTGCCGGAGGGGGACGTGAAAAACCCTGTCCCCACAAGCCAGTCGTCCGTGAACGCGGGGCGCGCCCTTTACTCCATCAACTGTTTCATGTGCCACGGCGATGCCGCGAAGAGGGGGGCGGTCGGGCTGAAGCTGAACCCTCCGCCACCGGGGCTCACCCCCCCGTTGATACAGGCGCTGAACGACACCATCATCTTCGGGGCAATTACCAAGGGGTTCGGCCGGATGCCCCCCTTCCAGGACAAGCTGAGTCCCGAGGAGCGGTGGAACATCATCAACTATCTGCGCGCACTCCGGTAG
- the trpS gene encoding tryptophan--tRNA ligase translates to MRQEGTTISEDVIVSGIQPTGELHIGNYFGAIANWLHYQERYRSFFMIADLHAMTLPYQPEQLRSNTEQLAIDLAACGITPPRSTLFIQSLVPEHAELCWILGCVCSFGDLTRQTQFKEKSLPEGSDSPGRFISAGLFTYPVLQCADILAYHGTLVPVGKDQLQHLELTRDIVRRFNYLFGDYFREPQPLQTDAPKVMSLNDPERKMSKQNGARHYIGIFDDEGTIRSKIRSAVTDSGISEDGEMSEGVANLFRILNACGKNEQADQMIGEYRDGSRQYSKLKEAVSDALVEMAAPLRKRRQELMQDREYTLRKVRQMSLEARETACKTVAEVRRAVGLPAPMER, encoded by the coding sequence ATGCGTCAGGAGGGTACGACCATTTCAGAGGATGTGATCGTCTCAGGAATCCAGCCCACCGGCGAGCTGCACATCGGCAACTATTTCGGGGCGATAGCGAACTGGTTGCATTACCAGGAGCGCTACCGCTCCTTTTTCATGATCGCCGACCTGCACGCCATGACGCTGCCGTACCAGCCGGAGCAGCTGCGTTCGAACACAGAGCAGCTGGCGATCGACCTCGCCGCCTGCGGCATCACCCCGCCCCGCTCCACACTCTTCATCCAGTCCCTCGTCCCGGAGCATGCCGAACTTTGCTGGATCCTCGGCTGCGTCTGCTCATTCGGCGATCTGACCCGGCAGACGCAGTTCAAGGAGAAATCGCTGCCGGAAGGGAGCGACTCCCCCGGCAGGTTTATCTCTGCGGGGCTCTTCACCTATCCGGTGCTGCAGTGCGCGGACATTCTTGCCTACCATGGCACGCTTGTTCCCGTGGGGAAGGACCAGCTGCAGCATCTGGAGCTGACCCGCGACATCGTGCGCCGCTTCAACTACCTTTTCGGGGATTATTTCAGGGAGCCACAGCCGCTGCAGACCGACGCGCCGAAGGTCATGTCCCTCAACGACCCGGAGCGGAAGATGAGCAAGCAAAACGGCGCCCGCCACTACATCGGGATCTTCGATGACGAAGGGACGATCCGCTCGAAAATCAGGAGTGCCGTCACGGACTCGGGGATCTCAGAGGATGGTGAGATGAGCGAGGGGGTGGCGAATCTCTTCAGGATCCTGAACGCCTGCGGCAAGAACGAGCAGGCGGATCAGATGATCGGGGAGTACCGCGATGGGAGCCGGCAGTACAGTAAGCTCAAGGAGGCGGTCTCAGACGCTCTCGTGGAGATGGCCGCGCCTCTGCGAAAACGGCGCCAGGAGCTCATGCAGGACAGGGAGTACACGCTTCGCAAGGTACGGCAGATGTCCCTTGAGGCGCGGGAAACGGCATGTAAGACGGTCGCGGAGGTGCGCAGGGCGGTGGGGCTGCCTGCGCCGATGGAGCGGTAG
- a CDS encoding NAD(P)-dependent oxidoreductase, whose amino-acid sequence MKYGFLGLGIMGSAMAANLVRAGFDVTVWNRNAAKCDQLVALGAKRGMTPKEVASTCDITIAMLADPEAALQVALGKDGVVEGIGEGRGYVDMSTVDDKTAGAIAERIAAAGGRFLEGPVSGTKKPAEDGTLIILAAGDRSLYDDAAPAFDKMGKKRLFLGEVGQGARMKLVVNSIMGGMLAVFCEGMALGKKGGLDPAEILEVLDAGAMANPMFKGKGGMLLEGKYPTNFPLKHMQKDLRLAVALGDELGQPLHCGASVNELFKRARAAGHADEDIAAVYQVVELP is encoded by the coding sequence ATGAAATACGGCTTTCTGGGACTGGGAATCATGGGGAGCGCCATGGCAGCAAACCTCGTGCGCGCGGGGTTTGATGTGACGGTATGGAACCGCAATGCTGCAAAGTGCGATCAGCTCGTCGCCCTCGGAGCGAAGCGGGGGATGACTCCGAAGGAGGTCGCCTCCACCTGTGACATCACCATTGCCATGCTGGCAGATCCGGAAGCTGCCCTCCAGGTAGCTCTCGGCAAGGACGGCGTGGTGGAGGGGATCGGCGAAGGGCGCGGCTATGTGGACATGTCCACCGTCGACGACAAGACCGCCGGAGCCATCGCTGAAAGGATCGCGGCGGCAGGGGGGAGATTCCTCGAGGGACCCGTCTCGGGGACGAAGAAGCCAGCCGAGGACGGCACCCTCATCATCCTCGCCGCAGGGGACCGCTCCCTCTACGACGACGCCGCCCCTGCCTTTGACAAGATGGGAAAGAAGCGCCTCTTTCTCGGTGAGGTAGGGCAGGGCGCACGCATGAAGCTCGTGGTGAATTCGATCATGGGGGGGATGCTGGCCGTGTTTTGTGAAGGGATGGCACTCGGGAAGAAGGGGGGGCTCGATCCTGCCGAGATACTCGAGGTCCTCGACGCCGGTGCAATGGCAAACCCGATGTTCAAAGGGAAGGGGGGGATGCTCCTTGAGGGTAAGTACCCCACGAACTTTCCGCTGAAGCACATGCAGAAGGACCTGCGTCTCGCCGTGGCTCTGGGGGACGAACTGGGGCAGCCGCTCCACTGCGGCGCGTCGGTGAACGAACTCTTCAAGAGAGCCCGCGCCGCCGGCCATGCCGACGAAGATATTGCCGCGGTGTACCAGGTGGTGGAGCTGCCGTAG
- a CDS encoding tetratricopeptide repeat protein has product MSKKAPLLAGALLIFAQGATAFADEQGNSCLQLLKKGDHPAAISSATQALKGAPEDAGLRYCLGEAYRRSGDLTAALQELQRAEKLTTDKLSLMRVHNRLGMIMSTLDNVEAALKHYGIYRTLAKELGRIDDEASALNNMAVIYYNRSQYSLALMYFENSLKLSPDDSKNAATYGNIATVYLGRGENDKAIEYQQKAISIDRKNNDAHSLSVDLLNLGSMYRLTKSYDNAKQCLHDGLDGVRKAQDAYWEGMAFRYIGWLHSDRGELPEAKKWMTGAAEIFAKIGAASDAEKTRKDLEALLNPAPPAPAAQTPAEPKESDPSYWPSRGRS; this is encoded by the coding sequence ATGTCAAAGAAGGCTCCTCTACTTGCTGGCGCTCTTCTTATATTTGCACAGGGAGCAACAGCATTTGCCGACGAGCAGGGAAACAGCTGCCTGCAGCTGTTGAAGAAAGGGGACCACCCCGCCGCGATATCGAGTGCGACGCAGGCGCTGAAGGGTGCTCCGGAAGATGCGGGGCTGCGCTACTGTCTCGGCGAGGCGTACCGCAGATCGGGGGATCTGACCGCCGCGCTGCAGGAATTGCAGCGCGCGGAGAAGCTCACCACGGACAAGCTCTCCCTGATGCGGGTCCACAATCGTCTCGGCATGATCATGTCGACGCTCGACAACGTCGAGGCAGCGCTGAAGCATTACGGCATCTATCGCACCCTCGCGAAAGAGCTCGGCAGGATCGACGACGAAGCGAGCGCGCTCAACAACATGGCAGTAATCTACTACAACAGAAGCCAGTACAGCCTCGCCCTCATGTACTTCGAAAACTCGCTCAAACTGAGCCCCGACGACAGCAAGAACGCAGCGACCTACGGCAACATCGCCACTGTGTACCTTGGCAGAGGCGAGAACGACAAGGCGATCGAGTACCAGCAGAAGGCAATCAGCATAGACCGCAAGAACAATGATGCCCACAGTCTCTCCGTCGACCTCCTGAACCTCGGCAGCATGTACCGGCTCACCAAGTCGTACGACAATGCCAAGCAGTGCCTGCACGACGGCCTTGACGGCGTGCGCAAGGCTCAGGACGCCTACTGGGAGGGGATGGCCTTCCGCTACATCGGCTGGCTGCACAGCGACCGCGGCGAGCTCCCTGAGGCGAAGAAGTGGATGACCGGTGCGGCGGAAATATTTGCGAAGATAGGCGCGGCAAGCGATGCCGAGAAAACGAGGAAGGACCTGGAGGCTCTGTTGAACCCTGCTCCGCCAGCGCCTGCCGCTCAAACTCCGGCCGAGCCGAAGGAATCGGATCCGAGCTACTGGCCGTCGAGGGGCAGGAGCTAG